The following proteins are co-located in the Spirochaetota bacterium genome:
- a CDS encoding ATP-binding protein, whose amino-acid sequence MKDDLGQILKNAIERIEKIPTTTILKLLETLNIERERFLDLFNFALRRAVCIVDKNCNPYYYNDLCLKWGIMYRDEEKKLMYNSTFLDTIKSVIFKVNEERLNYYSVNVSVGTGEGSSAILGERFFRVECSTKNFSEFFVIISDITYESLESINRYQEDSIASLSNVVYGIAHEIKNPLSAIYLHANVVKKMIEKSKVDRNYVSTEINIILSEIDRLNRIVNDLMFSLRPYKYKEKYENINDIVKEVVEVFLPEMREKMISVEIMSDESIPLVLCDRDLIKQVFQNLLKNSIEALSDSGGNIWVKTYFHSRVDGDFVVVEFKDNGVGIPDEIKHRIFEPFFTTKENGNGLGLSIVYRIIKAHKGFIDFHSKKNETVFRVFLPVSVGVRELGYNRKQ is encoded by the coding sequence ATGAAAGATGATCTAGGTCAAATACTAAAGAATGCGATTGAAAGAATAGAGAAAATACCTACTACAACTATTTTAAAACTACTTGAGACCCTCAATATTGAGAGAGAAAGATTTCTTGACCTGTTTAACTTTGCCTTGAGAAGAGCGGTGTGTATAGTTGATAAGAATTGCAATCCTTACTACTATAACGATCTATGCCTTAAATGGGGAATAATGTATAGGGATGAAGAAAAAAAGTTAATGTATAATTCTACTTTTTTAGATACTATCAAAAGTGTTATATTTAAAGTGAATGAAGAAAGGTTGAACTATTATAGTGTAAATGTTTCTGTTGGGACTGGAGAAGGTTCTAGTGCTATTCTTGGTGAGAGATTCTTTAGAGTTGAATGTTCTACAAAAAACTTTAGCGAGTTCTTTGTGATCATAAGTGATATAACTTACGAGTCTCTTGAGAGTATCAATAGATATCAAGAAGATTCAATTGCTTCACTGTCCAATGTTGTCTATGGTATTGCTCACGAGATAAAAAACCCTCTTTCGGCGATATACCTACACGCAAATGTTGTTAAGAAGATGATTGAAAAGTCAAAAGTTGATAGGAACTATGTCTCAACCGAGATAAATATAATTCTTTCAGAGATAGATAGACTCAATAGGATTGTGAATGACCTTATGTTCTCCCTAAGACCATACAAGTACAAAGAGAAGTATGAAAATATAAACGACATAGTTAAAGAAGTAGTTGAAGTTTTCTTACCTGAGATGAGAGAGAAGATGATCTCTGTTGAGATTATGAGTGATGAGAGTATTCCTTTGGTTTTATGCGATAGGGATTTAATAAAACAAGTCTTCCAAAACCTCCTTAAAAACTCAATAGAAGCACTTAGTGACAGTGGTGGAAATATATGGGTCAAAACATACTTTCATAGCAGGGTTGATGGAGATTTTGTGGTTGTTGAATTTAAAGACAATGGTGTTGGGATACCTGATGAGATAAAACACAGAATATTTGAACCATTCTTCACAACCAAAGAGAACGGTAACGGACTTGGGCTTAGTATAGTGTATAGGATTATCAAGGCTCATAAAGGATTTATTGATTTTCACTCAAAGAAAAATGAGACTGTTTTTAGAGTGTTTCTACCGGTTTCTGTCGGTGTAAGAGAACTAGGTTATAATAGAAAACAATGA